One Chryseobacterium sp. StRB126 genomic region harbors:
- a CDS encoding NUDIX hydrolase, translated as MSPDKQILEKSVASYELYLPHISIDTVIFGFSENELKVLAIKMKFNQQWFLPGGYLKKKENIDDAAVRILSERAGVSDIFLEEFAVFGKYGRSEDSFADYEDGLWHKQRFVSIGYYALVNYHTVSPKADEMSEEFDWLDVNNLDRYPITMDHKEIIQKALLTLRERITYKPIGYNLLPEKFTMTEVQKLYETILGRDLNRGNFYRKIKNMGILTKLNELRKGGAHKAQELYSFDRENYEKALQDGVNSW; from the coding sequence ATGAGTCCAGATAAACAGATCTTAGAGAAGTCAGTTGCCTCCTATGAGCTATATTTACCACATATTTCTATCGATACGGTTATCTTTGGCTTTAGCGAAAATGAGCTTAAGGTACTTGCGATCAAAATGAAGTTTAATCAGCAATGGTTTCTTCCCGGTGGTTATCTTAAAAAGAAAGAGAACATCGATGATGCGGCTGTGAGAATTCTGTCTGAGCGTGCAGGGGTGTCCGATATATTTCTGGAGGAGTTTGCGGTATTCGGAAAGTACGGCAGAAGCGAAGACTCTTTTGCCGATTATGAAGACGGGTTGTGGCATAAACAGAGATTTGTTTCCATTGGGTATTATGCACTGGTCAATTACCATACTGTTTCTCCCAAAGCAGATGAAATGAGTGAAGAATTTGACTGGCTGGATGTCAACAATCTTGACAGATACCCTATTACAATGGACCATAAGGAAATTATCCAGAAAGCACTCCTTACCCTTAGAGAACGCATCACCTATAAACCTATAGGGTATAATCTGCTACCGGAGAAATTTACGATGACCGAGGTGCAAAAGTTGTATGAAACGATACTGGGCAGAGATCTTAACCGTGGTAATTTTTATAGAAAGATCAAAAATATGGGAATTCTTACAAAATTAAACGAGCTTCGGAAGGGTGGGGCCCATAAAGCACAGGAGTTATATTCTTTTGACAGGGAAAATTACGAAAAGGCATTGCAGGATGGGGTCAATAGCTGGTAA
- a CDS encoding TonB-dependent receptor, which yields MKNPKFTISALGLILSFSTAFGQQADSLAVKNAVNTAIKGAEGVKTVTSKEDNNRNVMLNAANNTSPRDVNIGLPSTVGGITILENDLPVVYFFWPELPNKTWRQSVGLEKTGLLKMDQLANTMGDLGFAVNSYAQTGTKEFKLKGKLTTSNFGWLQGDVNVSGPISKNGWSYTAGAFANYDPSTYKLGFARNADETKIFRVGATKYFDNDKGKISILYKYADSYSITNYAVFQYGENGKVTELDNFKIGRDSYVVRDGQMKVKDILTGESYWASMSGKDNRSTSHNIDIFGNYLLNSGWNFRFSTRAHFSKTKMSNMIPLSIFNAGPSAGYTLASNGQAYSGQVGTILGMYTPATPITNIAGRFSLNKQIGNHNVTFGVLEQYYHVSKFTSNRTFFFQTVEAQPQRLIGPNTDTDGFYNYNAGGEYHSGTENKLSLYGTDEWKVTDNFNLSYGLHLRNHILDGEYSLTPRTIGFSFTDPGQFNHISQNFFQIAGSLNATYNITKNFGVLANFLYTEENRRLESYSQAFEPNTNKIKSPLGAIGVFWNTDWIQLISQATYLKKNNNLNRYNLVNPANSSEAQTTTVYYDIQTLGWTTDFVLKPFKGFNLHYLVTFQNPVYKKFNFNAFGKDYNYNDNNVLGVAKVLMEIDPSYSIDKWRFWASFRYFSKQYANLTNALYFAPRWETFGGVSYTVNKNINVGATVINFLNQRGASGTINGAELITDASPYYGKLLTGTYIMPLTGQFSINFNF from the coding sequence ATGAAAAATCCAAAATTTACAATTTCCGCTTTGGGACTGATACTTTCCTTCAGTACTGCGTTCGGGCAACAGGCCGATAGTCTGGCAGTGAAAAATGCAGTGAATACAGCTATAAAAGGTGCAGAAGGTGTAAAGACCGTTACCTCCAAAGAAGACAACAACAGGAACGTCATGTTAAACGCGGCCAATAACACAAGTCCCAGAGACGTAAATATCGGTCTGCCGTCAACGGTTGGGGGAATTACAATTCTTGAAAACGACCTTCCCGTGGTTTATTTTTTCTGGCCGGAACTGCCCAATAAAACATGGAGACAGAGTGTGGGCCTAGAAAAAACCGGGCTTCTGAAAATGGATCAGCTGGCAAATACGATGGGAGACCTTGGTTTTGCAGTAAATTCGTACGCACAGACGGGAACCAAAGAATTCAAACTGAAAGGAAAGCTTACTACGAGTAACTTTGGCTGGCTGCAGGGAGATGTAAACGTATCAGGACCGATATCTAAAAACGGCTGGAGCTATACTGCCGGAGCTTTTGCCAATTATGATCCGAGCACCTATAAACTGGGGTTTGCAAGAAATGCCGATGAAACAAAGATTTTCAGGGTCGGCGCCACTAAATATTTCGATAACGATAAGGGCAAAATCTCCATCTTATATAAATATGCGGATTCTTACAGCATCACCAATTATGCGGTTTTTCAATATGGAGAAAACGGAAAAGTTACGGAGCTCGATAATTTCAAAATCGGGAGGGATTCCTATGTGGTAAGAGATGGGCAGATGAAAGTCAAAGATATCCTCACGGGCGAATCTTATTGGGCGTCCATGAGTGGCAAAGATAACAGGTCAACCTCTCACAACATTGATATCTTTGGTAATTATCTTTTGAACAGTGGATGGAATTTCAGATTCTCCACAAGAGCACATTTTTCAAAAACGAAAATGTCCAACATGATTCCTTTGAGTATTTTCAATGCAGGTCCTTCCGCTGGGTATACTCTGGCTTCCAACGGGCAGGCTTACTCAGGACAGGTGGGAACTATTTTAGGGATGTATACCCCGGCAACGCCTATTACTAATATTGCGGGCCGCTTTTCCTTGAATAAACAGATCGGAAATCATAATGTGACATTCGGGGTTTTGGAACAGTACTATCACGTCAGTAAATTCACATCCAACCGTACTTTTTTCTTCCAGACTGTTGAAGCTCAACCTCAGCGGTTGATCGGTCCAAATACCGATACTGACGGGTTCTACAACTACAATGCAGGCGGCGAATATCACAGCGGAACAGAGAACAAACTTTCTCTGTATGGTACCGATGAATGGAAAGTTACCGACAATTTTAATCTGAGTTACGGTTTGCATCTGAGAAATCATATCCTAGATGGAGAATACTCTTTGACTCCCAGAACGATTGGGTTCAGTTTCACGGACCCTGGTCAGTTTAATCACATCAGTCAAAATTTCTTCCAGATTGCAGGAAGTTTGAATGCCACTTACAACATTACCAAAAATTTCGGAGTTTTAGCCAACTTCTTATACACAGAAGAAAACAGAAGATTGGAAAGTTACTCTCAAGCTTTTGAACCCAATACCAATAAAATTAAAAGCCCATTGGGAGCAATTGGAGTTTTCTGGAATACAGACTGGATCCAGTTGATTTCCCAGGCTACTTATCTGAAGAAAAATAATAACCTTAACAGATATAACCTGGTCAATCCTGCCAATAGTTCTGAGGCACAGACCACGACCGTTTATTACGATATTCAGACGCTGGGCTGGACTACAGATTTTGTTTTAAAACCATTCAAAGGATTCAATTTACATTATCTGGTTACATTCCAAAATCCTGTTTATAAGAAATTTAATTTCAATGCTTTCGGAAAAGATTATAATTATAACGACAACAATGTATTAGGGGTTGCTAAAGTTTTAATGGAAATCGATCCAAGTTATTCTATTGACAAGTGGAGGTTCTGGGCAAGTTTCAGATATTTCTCAAAACAATATGCGAATCTTACCAATGCATTATACTTTGCACCCAGATGGGAAACTTTCGGAGGTGTAAGCTATACAGTGAACAAAAACATCAACGTCGGTGCAACAGTGATCAACTTCCTGAACCAAAGAGGAGCCAGTGGAACCATCAATGGTGCCGAATTAATTACAGATGCAAGTCCATATTACGGAAAACTATTGACAGGGACATACATTATGCCATTAACAGGTCAATTCTCGATAAACTTTAATTTCTAA